A genomic stretch from Verrucomicrobiia bacterium includes:
- the secY gene encoding preprotein translocase subunit SecY: MFSAFLNCWKIPELRRRILFTLGMVAIARLGANIPCPGVNPTELNVYMQDVQKQVGGSIVGLADMLTGGALQQCAVFALGVMPYISASIIMMLLTAVMPSLERLKQEGETGRAKIIQYSRYMTVGLCIIQGWFLARMFEHPEQLFSGFHGVLVANPGVGFEILTVITITSGTVLLMWVGEQITERGIGNGMSIIITVGIVDRLPRAIGLTWRLFVGPQSQFNLLHALLLLVMAVTVTAAVIAVTESQRKIPVQYAKRMVGRKMLGGGQTFMPLKINYSGVMPIIFAQAILLFPAKLFSMLQMPTFQKLSRALTEGETLYLTLYGLMILFFSYFWVATQFNPLQIADDLKRYGGYVPGIRPGRPTAEYLDHTMTRITLAGAVFLTIIAVIPYILSHNFRLPYLTASFFGGTSLLITVGVMLDTMRQVESHLVMRHYDGFLRKGKLRGRR, from the coding sequence ATGTTCTCCGCATTCCTCAACTGCTGGAAAATCCCCGAACTGCGACGGCGGATTCTTTTCACGCTCGGCATGGTCGCGATTGCACGACTTGGCGCCAATATCCCGTGCCCGGGGGTAAATCCCACGGAATTGAACGTCTACATGCAGGACGTCCAAAAGCAGGTCGGGGGGAGTATCGTGGGGTTGGCGGACATGCTGACGGGTGGCGCACTGCAACAGTGTGCCGTGTTCGCCCTCGGCGTCATGCCGTACATCAGCGCCTCGATCATCATGATGCTGCTGACCGCAGTCATGCCATCGTTGGAGCGACTCAAGCAAGAAGGCGAGACCGGCCGCGCGAAGATCATCCAGTACTCGCGTTACATGACCGTTGGCCTGTGCATTATCCAGGGCTGGTTCCTGGCGAGGATGTTCGAACATCCGGAACAGCTTTTCTCGGGCTTTCATGGAGTCCTCGTAGCCAATCCCGGAGTGGGTTTTGAGATTTTGACAGTGATCACGATCACCAGTGGGACGGTTCTGTTGATGTGGGTCGGCGAGCAAATCACGGAGCGTGGAATTGGCAACGGGATGTCGATCATCATCACCGTGGGTATTGTCGATCGTCTCCCGCGGGCGATTGGTCTGACATGGCGCTTGTTCGTTGGACCGCAAAGCCAGTTCAACCTCCTTCATGCGCTTTTACTGCTCGTGATGGCGGTGACGGTGACCGCAGCGGTTATTGCAGTAACTGAATCGCAACGCAAGATTCCCGTCCAATACGCCAAACGAATGGTGGGACGGAAGATGCTGGGCGGTGGACAGACGTTTATGCCGTTGAAGATCAACTATTCAGGGGTGATGCCCATCATTTTTGCTCAGGCGATTTTGCTCTTCCCCGCGAAGCTGTTTTCCATGTTGCAAATGCCGACATTTCAAAAACTATCGCGTGCCCTAACGGAGGGGGAGACGCTCTATCTCACTCTTTATGGGCTGATGATTCTGTTCTTCTCATACTTTTGGGTGGCAACCCAATTCAACCCGCTGCAAATCGCGGATGACTTGAAGCGCTATGGTGGTTACGTACCGGGGATTCGACCGGGCCGACCGACAGCGGAATACCTGGATCATACGATGACACGTATCACCCTGGCTGGAGCGGTGTTCTTGACGATCATTGCCGTGATTCCTTATATTTTGTCCCACAACTTCCGCCTGCCATATTTAACGGCGAGTTTCTTTGGCGGGACCAGTTTGCTGATTACGGTCGGTGTGATGCTCGATACGATGCGGCAGGTCGAGTCGCATCTGGTAATGCGTCATTACGATGGTTTTTTGCGCAAGGGTAAATTGCGAGGTCGCCGCTGA
- a CDS encoding adenylate kinase — MGQHRMVFLGPPASGKGTAAAALSTALGVPHVSTGQMFREAIRKGGPVGEAAKQFIDKGQLVPDEITIEVVRLWLDEHGQDSGFIFDGFPRTRAQAEAFDRVLREREMPVTVAILLDAREEDILQRVLGRLSCEKCGTLYHSKFVPPQRLGICDRCGGKLVQRADDTADTVRKRLDIYDELTLDVVKYYERAGILKRVDGGQQKDKVFADIVGLLQS; from the coding sequence GTGGGTCAGCACCGCATGGTGTTTTTGGGACCGCCGGCGTCTGGCAAAGGCACGGCCGCCGCGGCGTTGAGCACCGCGCTTGGTGTCCCACACGTTTCGACAGGACAGATGTTCCGCGAGGCGATCCGAAAAGGCGGACCGGTCGGCGAAGCGGCGAAGCAGTTCATTGACAAAGGGCAGTTGGTGCCCGATGAAATTACGATTGAGGTCGTGCGGCTTTGGCTTGACGAGCATGGCCAAGACAGTGGGTTCATCTTTGATGGGTTCCCGCGAACTCGCGCGCAGGCCGAGGCCTTTGACCGCGTGCTGCGTGAGAGAGAGATGCCCGTCACGGTGGCCATACTGCTCGATGCCAGGGAAGAGGATATTCTCCAGCGTGTGCTTGGACGGCTGAGTTGCGAAAAATGCGGTACGCTGTATCATAGCAAGTTCGTGCCCCCACAGAGGCTGGGGATCTGCGACAGATGTGGCGGCAAACTGGTACAGCGCGCGGACGACACAGCGGACACCGTGCGGAAGCGGTTGGATATCTATGACGAGTTGACGCTGGATGTGGTAAAGTACTACGAACGGGCGGGAATCCTGAAGCGTGTGGATGGCGGTCAACAGAAAGACAAAGTCTTTGCGGATATTGTGGGATTGTTGCAGTCGTGA
- the map gene encoding type I methionyl aminopeptidase gives MIVIKTPDEIERMRAACNAAAEALAAVVREVQPGRTTAELNDVAAELIAKVGGKSPFLGYKGYPGHICVSVNEEVVHGIPSKRRVQYGDIVSLDIGIILDGFVGDNATTVAVGVVEARTQQLLQVTQQALQAGIAAARAGNRVGDISHAVQMTVESQGFSVVREFVGHGVGRKMHEEPQIPNYGRSGDGPKLKPGMTLAIEPMINAGTKDVVMLSDGWTVVSADGAPSAHFEHTVLVTDGDAEILTWLRKSPYESKAR, from the coding sequence GTGATCGTAATCAAGACGCCAGACGAGATTGAGCGGATGCGAGCCGCATGTAACGCGGCGGCGGAGGCATTGGCTGCGGTTGTGCGGGAAGTACAGCCCGGACGCACGACGGCTGAGTTGAACGACGTTGCGGCCGAGTTGATCGCGAAGGTCGGGGGCAAGAGCCCGTTTCTCGGATACAAGGGCTACCCCGGGCATATCTGTGTGTCTGTGAACGAGGAAGTTGTGCACGGTATCCCGAGCAAGCGGCGCGTGCAATACGGCGATATTGTCAGTCTCGATATCGGTATCATTTTGGATGGGTTTGTCGGGGATAATGCGACGACGGTAGCTGTTGGTGTTGTCGAGGCGCGGACGCAGCAGCTGCTCCAGGTGACGCAACAGGCACTGCAGGCGGGGATCGCGGCGGCGCGGGCAGGCAATCGAGTGGGCGATATATCGCACGCGGTGCAAATGACTGTCGAGTCGCAAGGGTTTTCGGTGGTCCGTGAATTTGTCGGACACGGCGTAGGACGGAAGATGCACGAAGAGCCGCAGATACCGAACTATGGTCGGTCCGGGGACGGGCCGAAATTAAAGCCGGGCATGACCTTGGCCATCGAGCCGATGATCAATGCCGGCACAAAGGATGTCGTGATGTTGAGTGATGGTTGGACCGTGGTGTCGGCTGATGGTGCGCCTAGCGCACACTTCGAGCACACGGTACTCGTAACGGATGGAGATGCAGAGATTTTGACGTGGCTAAGGAAGAGCCCATACGAGTCGAAGGCACGGTAG
- the infA gene encoding translation initiation factor IF-1, producing the protein MAKEEPIRVEGTVVELLPNTMFRVELPNKHRVLAHVSGKMRLHFIRLLPGDKVMIEMSPYDLGKGRITFRQKE; encoded by the coding sequence GTGGCTAAGGAAGAGCCCATACGAGTCGAAGGCACGGTAGTCGAATTGCTGCCGAACACGATGTTTCGGGTGGAGTTGCCGAATAAGCATCGAGTTTTGGCGCATGTTTCGGGTAAGATGCGACTGCATTTTATTCGGTTGTTACCGGGTGACAAGGTGATGATTGAAATGTCACCGTATGATCTGGGTAAGGGACGGATTACGTTTCGGCAGAAAGAGTAG
- the rpmJ gene encoding 50S ribosomal protein L36, with the protein MKVKPSVKRLCERCKVVRRKGVVRVICTNPRHKQRQG; encoded by the coding sequence ATGAAAGTTAAACCTTCGGTGAAACGATTGTGCGAACGCTGCAAAGTTGTGCGGCGCAAGGGAGTGGTGCGCGTAATTTGCACCAATCCGCGTCACAAACAGCGTCAAGGGTAG
- the rpsM gene encoding 30S ribosomal protein S13 has protein sequence MARLIGVEVPDQKKIGIALRYIYGIGPTTALQACEKANVDPNVRAKDLNDEQLSHLSTVLQTYRIEGDLRRELQTNIKRLMSINCYRGTRHKKGLPVRGQRTSTNARTRKGPRKTVGVTRAKESKAAPKA, from the coding sequence ATGGCACGTTTGATCGGTGTAGAAGTACCAGACCAAAAGAAGATCGGGATCGCGCTCCGTTACATTTACGGGATCGGCCCGACGACCGCGCTTCAAGCCTGTGAGAAGGCGAACGTCGATCCAAACGTTCGCGCGAAGGACTTGAATGACGAACAGCTTTCGCACCTGTCGACGGTGCTGCAGACGTATCGAATCGAAGGCGACCTGCGTCGCGAACTGCAGACGAACATCAAGCGCTTGATGAGTATCAATTGCTACCGCGGAACTCGTCATAAGAAAGGCTTGCCGGTGCGCGGTCAGCGCACGTCAACAAACGCGCGTACCCGCAAAGGACCGCGTAAGACGGTCGGCGTCACCCGCGCCAAGGAATCCAAGGCAGCCCCAAAGGCCTGA
- the rpsK gene encoding 30S ribosomal protein S11 yields the protein MAKEAPKKSEESKAKPAAPAAEASVPAPKAEVTGAVAAPAAPAVPTTAAEALAEGEVAKKVVKAKHSKNVFQGIAHIMATFNNTVVSITDLKGKVIGWSSAGRVGFKGSRKSTAYAAQLVAQDAARQGMAHGLKEIEVWVKGPGTGRESAIRALQAIGLEITVIKDVTPVPHNGCRPPKRRRV from the coding sequence ATGGCTAAAGAAGCACCAAAGAAATCCGAGGAATCAAAAGCGAAGCCGGCAGCCCCCGCTGCTGAGGCCAGCGTACCCGCACCAAAGGCCGAAGTGACGGGAGCCGTTGCTGCACCGGCAGCGCCCGCGGTGCCGACGACGGCTGCCGAGGCCCTGGCTGAAGGCGAAGTGGCCAAGAAGGTCGTCAAGGCCAAGCACAGCAAGAACGTTTTCCAAGGCATTGCCCACATTATGGCCACATTCAACAACACCGTGGTCTCAATTACCGATCTCAAGGGAAAGGTGATCGGTTGGTCGAGCGCGGGCCGTGTCGGCTTCAAGGGTTCGCGCAAAAGCACAGCATACGCGGCGCAGTTGGTGGCCCAGGACGCCGCGCGACAGGGTATGGCTCACGGACTGAAGGAAATTGAAGTGTGGGTGAAGGGTCCCGGTACCGGACGCGAGTCGGCGATCCGCGCATTGCAGGCCATCGGCCTGGAGATCACAGTAATCAAAGACGTGACACCGGTTCCGCACAACGGTTGCCGGCCCCCGAAGCGCCGCCGCGTATAG
- the rpsD gene encoding 30S ribosomal protein S4, whose protein sequence is MARYKGPRVRISRRFGQPIFGPSKYLERRAYPPGVHGPKKSRRKQSDYGLGLAEKQKLRYQYGLMEAQFRRMFEKALKKRGVTGETLLQLLETRLDNVVFRIGFATTRPAARQMVTHGHIRVNGRKVSSPSFNVKPGDVIEVRETPATRQLATKSLESAQVRPVPSWISFTRDAFKGQVVRIPSRDEIQPIVNEQLIVEFYSR, encoded by the coding sequence ATGGCACGATACAAAGGACCACGAGTTCGCATTAGTCGCCGATTCGGCCAACCAATATTCGGCCCGTCGAAGTACCTGGAGCGACGCGCGTATCCACCCGGTGTGCACGGCCCCAAAAAGTCGCGGCGCAAGCAGAGCGACTACGGCTTGGGATTGGCCGAGAAGCAGAAGTTGCGTTACCAGTATGGACTGATGGAAGCGCAATTCCGTCGGATGTTCGAAAAAGCGCTGAAGAAACGTGGCGTTACGGGTGAAACGCTGTTGCAGTTGCTCGAAACACGTCTCGACAACGTCGTTTTTCGCATTGGTTTTGCGACGACGCGCCCGGCTGCACGACAGATGGTCACCCACGGACACATCCGCGTGAACGGTCGTAAGGTATCGTCGCCGTCGTTCAACGTGAAGCCCGGCGATGTGATCGAGGTCCGGGAAACCCCCGCGACGCGCCAGTTGGCCACGAAGAGTTTGGAGTCGGCGCAAGTGCGACCCGTGCCGAGCTGGATCTCTTTCACGCGGGACGCATTCAAGGGGCAGGTCGTTCGCATTCCTTCAAGGGATGAGATTCAGCCAATCGTTAATGAACAGTTAATCGTCGAGTTTTATTCTAGATAA
- a CDS encoding DNA-directed RNA polymerase subunit alpha → MPVRLGRFEMPKRLVRDDATATPTYAKFIAEPLEAGYGHTIGNSLRRVLLSSLEGAAVSSVKIEGAPHEFTSIPGVVEDVTDIVLNLKRVLLKSHSREAHVVYLSANKEGAVTAADIKSDQVVEVLNPEQHICTIDKKMHFEAELEIKVGRGFCPAEENKKEEQTIGVIAIDSLFSPVRRVRYSIEDTRVGQRTDYDKLIIEVWTDGRITPEDAMVQSTSILRHHLDVFCDYDKNVVVEFEEAGEKVSVEQAKLKKILNMSVNEIELSVRAANCLNNANITTVGQLAMKTEQEMLKYRNFGKKSLNEIKEKLSALGLTLGMKFDAALLEAVDPNKGVEAVLSGTAPATE, encoded by the coding sequence ATGCCCGTTCGTCTAGGTCGTTTTGAAATGCCCAAGCGGTTGGTTCGTGATGATGCCACCGCCACGCCGACATACGCCAAGTTTATTGCCGAACCCCTCGAAGCGGGTTACGGCCATACCATCGGCAACTCGCTGCGCCGAGTGCTGCTGAGCTCGCTCGAAGGCGCTGCGGTCAGCTCTGTCAAGATCGAAGGTGCGCCGCACGAGTTTACGAGCATTCCCGGTGTTGTCGAAGACGTGACCGACATCGTGCTTAACCTGAAGCGGGTGCTGTTGAAGTCCCATAGCCGGGAGGCGCATGTGGTTTATCTTTCCGCCAACAAGGAGGGTGCCGTAACCGCCGCCGACATCAAGAGCGACCAAGTCGTGGAAGTGCTCAACCCTGAACAGCATATTTGCACGATTGATAAGAAGATGCACTTTGAAGCCGAGCTCGAAATCAAAGTGGGGCGCGGCTTTTGCCCGGCGGAAGAGAATAAGAAGGAAGAACAAACGATCGGTGTGATCGCCATCGACTCACTGTTCTCGCCCGTGCGCCGTGTGCGCTACAGTATCGAAGACACGCGTGTTGGCCAGCGCACGGATTACGACAAGCTCATTATTGAGGTCTGGACCGACGGGCGCATCACACCTGAAGATGCCATGGTGCAATCCACGAGTATCCTGCGTCACCACCTCGATGTCTTCTGCGATTACGATAAGAATGTTGTGGTTGAATTCGAGGAGGCGGGCGAGAAGGTCAGCGTTGAGCAGGCGAAACTGAAGAAGATCCTTAACATGAGCGTCAACGAGATCGAACTCAGCGTTCGCGCCGCAAACTGCCTGAACAACGCCAATATCACCACAGTTGGCCAATTGGCCATGAAAACCGAGCAGGAAATGCTCAAGTACCGCAACTTCGGCAAGAAGTCGCTGAACGAGATCAAGGAAAAGCTCTCCGCGCTTGGCCTGACGCTTGGAATGAAATTCGATGCGGCCCTGCTTGAAGCGGTGGATCCGAACAAGGGTGTGGAAGCCGTGCTTTCCGGCACGGCACCGGCGACGGAATAA
- the rplQ gene encoding 50S ribosomal protein L17: MRHRKRTAKLGMKSQHRRSTLANLVCSLIEHSRIRTTIAKAKVARRYADRMITLAKKGTLHHRRQAIAFLRHKPAVEKLFAELGKQHGDRNGGYTRIVRVGQRMGDAAEIAILEWTGTVTAAPDSEKSDKTEEPAAKEIKVPKAKKAAGKKKEEAGTES, from the coding sequence ATGCGACATCGTAAACGTACAGCCAAACTCGGGATGAAGTCCCAGCATCGGCGCTCCACACTGGCCAACCTTGTGTGTAGCCTGATTGAACACAGCCGCATCCGGACCACAATTGCCAAGGCCAAGGTCGCGCGCCGTTACGCCGACAGGATGATCACGCTCGCTAAGAAAGGTACGCTGCACCATCGTCGCCAGGCCATCGCGTTCCTGCGGCATAAGCCCGCTGTCGAGAAGCTCTTTGCGGAGCTCGGAAAACAGCACGGCGATCGCAACGGCGGTTACACGCGCATCGTGCGCGTCGGCCAACGCATGGGTGACGCCGCCGAGATAGCCATTCTCGAGTGGACGGGCACCGTTACGGCTGCGCCCGATTCCGAGAAGAGTGACAAGACCGAGGAGCCGGCAGCAAAGGAAATAAAAGTGCCCAAGGCCAAGAAGGCAGCCGGCAAGAAGAAGGAAGAAGCCGGAACGGAATCTTAG
- a CDS encoding dUTPase — MAQLMSNLDKLEEIFRLQEQLNERIGVDTTKMTDEQRQQWVLNYCRAMTQEVAELTDSVPWKWWAKYQKFDKQNARVEVIDLLHFLVSIAQVLEMTPADFYEAYAKKHQVNLARQDSGYQTKDEHDSKHI; from the coding sequence ATGGCGCAACTTATGAGCAACCTCGACAAACTGGAAGAGATATTTCGCCTGCAAGAGCAACTCAATGAGCGCATCGGCGTGGACACTACCAAGATGACCGACGAACAGCGCCAACAGTGGGTGCTCAACTACTGCCGCGCCATGACACAGGAAGTCGCCGAATTGACCGACAGCGTCCCGTGGAAATGGTGGGCCAAATACCAGAAGTTCGACAAACAGAACGCCCGCGTTGAAGTTATCGACTTGTTACACTTTCTCGTTTCCATCGCCCAGGTCCTCGAGATGACCCCGGCTGATTTCTATGAGGCCTACGCCAAGAAGCACCAGGTCAATCTGGCCCGGCAGGACAGCGGCTACCAGACCAAGGACGAACATGACAGCAAGCACATTTGA
- a CDS encoding GAF domain-containing protein, which translates to MKSPDPTTSAPKPLRDPRLTAINFVADAINRTLNLKEIADNALDAILAVMKVDAGSVYIWQDTDKALHMFAWRGLNEAFVRQVTVLPKGTEIIDAVLNGEARIIEDFTLNTHVFRTDVVRAGFHSAVLVPIRAHGFVVGLLGLGTYKLRKFDAADVDLIEVVSNQIGNAMVHAQLQADLRASEEQYRALVENSDDAIYIADTSGRPRFVNSAFPRIFGYALYEVARTGLLEYVHTEDVETVRRAFNTLMGGEAIHNLEYRFHRKDGLWIDLQCSGSVFSREGEHVSELQFIVRDVTQARQRQQQLLRRNRQLAALTALAAVANSSLNIDEIARNTLEVALESAGMNGGAIYLADLKLQQLRLYLQMGLPDKFVEEVGVLKWGEGTPGYVAASGQAVVIGDMTVHPPAVPSMAAPYGFRAIIVVPVRAKGELLGTLALVNRQPIEFTPEVVEMITAMGNQLGIALVNARLYETQLRENEKLTALVDISSGSAQQLELEPLLQRILQRAATLLKAGAAYISHYDAVEERVEIVAASTNFTRLIGMRYPATLGLFGQIRPHRQGRIFTRQEVVEHGYSPVLRATGVRSALVVPLISRNELIGALSLTRHGLNAAEFTPANLELMEAFASRAAVAIDNAQLLKDLGRKNHLLQLLIEEAHHRIKNNLQMISGLLQLEADTAQVGSTTEFLRTAITRIQAIAQVHNLLSEEMPEKVDVHRLITTIVHTLVSSKPGTNGVPEVTVDVEHLWLGADQAVPLALIVNELVSNSFLHGCPSAGQPLRAQIQCRQQSTHVLLVVSDNGGGFDDGKDWREFEGQGMNIVAQLAQVNLRGDLKIHSRDDGVHAELQFEVVPHGPGPAERNPSALAAARA; encoded by the coding sequence ATGAAATCTCCTGATCCCACCACGTCCGCGCCGAAGCCCTTGCGCGACCCACGCTTGACGGCAATCAATTTCGTTGCCGACGCCATCAACCGCACCCTCAACCTCAAGGAGATTGCCGACAACGCTCTCGATGCCATCCTGGCTGTGATGAAAGTGGATGCAGGCTCGGTGTATATCTGGCAGGATACAGACAAGGCTCTTCATATGTTTGCCTGGCGCGGGCTGAACGAAGCGTTTGTTCGACAAGTGACCGTATTGCCCAAGGGTACGGAGATCATTGATGCCGTTCTGAATGGCGAGGCGCGCATCATTGAGGACTTCACCTTGAACACGCACGTATTCCGCACCGATGTCGTACGTGCGGGATTTCATTCAGCCGTGCTGGTACCTATTCGCGCGCACGGGTTCGTCGTCGGGTTGCTGGGGCTGGGCACGTACAAGTTGCGGAAATTCGACGCGGCCGACGTTGATCTGATCGAGGTGGTCAGCAACCAAATCGGCAACGCAATGGTGCACGCGCAGTTACAGGCCGATTTACGCGCGAGCGAAGAGCAATACCGCGCGTTGGTTGAGAACTCTGACGACGCGATTTACATCGCGGATACATCGGGACGGCCGCGGTTTGTCAACAGCGCCTTCCCGCGGATCTTTGGCTATGCCCTGTACGAGGTGGCACGGACGGGTTTGTTGGAGTACGTCCACACGGAAGATGTTGAAACCGTGCGGCGCGCGTTCAACACTCTGATGGGTGGTGAAGCCATCCACAATCTCGAATACCGTTTTCATCGCAAGGACGGGTTGTGGATCGACTTGCAGTGCAGCGGCAGCGTGTTCTCGCGTGAGGGAGAGCACGTAAGTGAATTGCAGTTCATCGTCCGCGATGTTACCCAGGCACGCCAACGCCAACAACAATTGCTCCGGCGAAATCGGCAGCTCGCGGCCCTTACTGCGTTGGCTGCGGTGGCCAATTCTTCCCTGAATATCGACGAGATCGCCCGGAATACACTTGAGGTCGCCTTGGAAAGTGCGGGCATGAACGGTGGGGCCATCTATCTTGCCGATCTGAAACTGCAGCAGCTACGTCTCTACCTGCAAATGGGGCTGCCCGACAAGTTTGTAGAAGAAGTCGGCGTCTTGAAGTGGGGTGAAGGCACGCCCGGCTACGTGGCAGCATCCGGCCAAGCGGTGGTGATAGGCGATATGACCGTGCACCCGCCTGCCGTCCCATCCATGGCGGCGCCATACGGCTTCCGAGCGATCATCGTGGTGCCTGTGAGGGCGAAAGGCGAGTTGCTGGGAACGCTCGCTCTGGTGAATCGCCAACCGATTGAGTTCACCCCGGAAGTTGTGGAGATGATCACGGCCATGGGGAATCAGCTGGGTATCGCGCTTGTCAACGCCAGGTTGTACGAGACGCAACTCCGGGAGAACGAAAAGCTCACGGCGCTGGTGGACATCAGCAGTGGCAGCGCCCAACAACTCGAATTAGAGCCGCTGCTGCAGCGCATTCTGCAGCGTGCTGCTACGCTGCTCAAGGCCGGCGCCGCCTACATTTCCCACTACGACGCGGTGGAGGAACGTGTGGAGATCGTCGCCGCCAGCACAAACTTTACGCGACTCATCGGCATGCGCTATCCGGCGACGCTCGGTCTCTTCGGTCAGATTCGGCCGCACCGTCAGGGGAGGATATTCACCCGTCAGGAAGTCGTGGAGCATGGATATAGTCCCGTGTTGCGCGCGACGGGTGTTCGATCCGCCCTGGTTGTTCCCTTGATTTCCCGTAATGAACTTATCGGCGCCCTTAGCTTGACGCGACACGGTCTGAACGCCGCTGAGTTTACGCCAGCAAATCTTGAACTCATGGAGGCGTTTGCCAGCCGGGCCGCGGTGGCGATCGACAACGCACAGCTGTTGAAAGATCTCGGCCGTAAGAACCATCTCTTGCAGTTGCTCATAGAGGAGGCGCATCACCGCATCAAGAACAACTTGCAGATGATCTCTGGATTGTTGCAACTGGAGGCCGACACCGCCCAGGTTGGATCGACAACGGAATTCCTGCGGACGGCGATAACGCGAATCCAGGCAATTGCGCAGGTGCACAACCTGTTGAGTGAAGAGATGCCGGAGAAAGTGGATGTACATAGATTGATTACAACCATCGTGCACACGCTTGTTAGTTCCAAGCCGGGAACAAACGGAGTGCCCGAAGTGACGGTCGATGTCGAACACTTGTGGCTGGGGGCGGACCAGGCCGTGCCGCTCGCGTTGATCGTCAACGAATTGGTTTCCAATTCCTTCCTCCACGGCTGCCCGTCGGCGGGCCAGCCGTTGCGTGCCCAAATTCAATGCCGGCAACAGAGTACTCATGTACTGTTGGTTGTGTCCGACAATGGCGGCGGGTTTGACGATGGCAAGGACTGGCGTGAGTTCGAAGGGCAGGGGATGAATATCGTGGCGCAACTGGCGCAAGTAAATCTTCGCGGCGATCTGAAGATTCATTCGCGCGATGACGGCGTCCATGCCGAGTTGCAATTTGAGGTTGTTCCACATGGGCCGGGGCCTGCCGAACGCAACCCGTCCGCGCTCGCGGCGGCACGAGCTTGA
- a CDS encoding response regulator, which produces MKALRVLIADDDGLTLMVVRKILMAMGHVVVGEAGDGQQAVALARETNPDLVILDIRMPKMDGLEAARLVQSQRPTPVIILSAHTESGLGSEAAGAGANAYLVKPFTGEQLKPAIELALANFKKSKDLEAKIQQMNEALESRKIVERAKGILMRQTGIDEEAAYLKLQKTARNENRKLVEVARAIILAEQLRRDSTKPAAPGGHVQS; this is translated from the coding sequence ATGAAAGCTCTTCGAGTCCTCATTGCCGACGACGATGGTCTCACGCTGATGGTGGTGAGGAAGATACTCATGGCGATGGGACATGTAGTCGTCGGCGAAGCCGGTGACGGTCAACAGGCGGTGGCCCTCGCGCGTGAAACCAATCCAGATCTGGTCATACTTGACATTCGCATGCCGAAAATGGATGGCTTGGAGGCCGCGCGACTCGTTCAAAGCCAGCGCCCAACACCCGTTATCATTCTGAGCGCTCATACAGAGTCCGGTCTCGGCAGCGAGGCAGCCGGGGCCGGGGCCAACGCCTATCTCGTCAAACCGTTCACCGGCGAGCAGCTCAAACCGGCCATTGAGTTGGCACTCGCGAACTTCAAGAAGTCAAAGGACTTGGAAGCGAAGATCCAGCAGATGAACGAGGCCCTGGAGTCGCGCAAGATTGTTGAGCGGGCTAAAGGCATCCTGATGCGACAAACGGGCATCGACGAGGAAGCCGCGTACCTCAAGCTGCAGAAGACGGCGCGCAATGAGAATCGAAAACTTGTTGAAGTGGCTCGCGCAATCATCCTGGCCGAGCAACTTCGACGGGACAGCACGAAACCAGCCGCCCCGGGCGGTCATGTTCAATCCTGA